The following are encoded in a window of Bradyrhizobium sp. WBOS07 genomic DNA:
- a CDS encoding NAD(P)/FAD-dependent oxidoreductase, whose amino-acid sequence MAAHPHRVVIVGAGFGGLEATYRLAGAGVEITLIDRRNHHLFQPLLYQVATASLATSEIAWPIRHLMRDRPEVTTLFATVSGIDTARRCVLIDDGSEVPYDTLVLATGARHAYFGHDEWEQWAPGLKTLEDATTLRRHILVAFERAERETDPAKRAARLTFVIVGAGPTGVELAGTIAEMARHTLPGDFRNIDTTTARVVLIEAGPRVLAGFADDLSAYAQASLERIGVEVVLGQAVTEINREGVVFGGKLLEAKTRIWAAGVRASPAAEWLGAPHDRAGRVLVEADLTISGHPEIFAIGDTVSVNAWDGKPVPGIAPAAKQQGRHVAETIKARLRGAAAGPFRYKHAGSLAQIGKRVAVIDFGRFKLRGAIAWWIWGIAHIYFLIGLRHRLSVALSWLWIYARDQRAARLITQGSSKVV is encoded by the coding sequence ATGGCCGCACATCCCCATCGCGTCGTCATCGTCGGCGCCGGCTTCGGCGGGCTGGAGGCGACCTACCGGCTCGCGGGCGCGGGCGTCGAGATCACGCTGATCGATCGCCGCAACCATCATCTGTTTCAGCCACTGCTCTACCAGGTCGCGACCGCCTCGCTCGCGACCAGCGAGATCGCCTGGCCGATCCGCCATCTCATGCGCGACCGGCCCGAAGTGACGACGCTGTTTGCGACCGTCAGCGGTATCGATACGGCACGACGTTGCGTGCTGATCGACGACGGCAGCGAGGTGCCCTACGACACGCTGGTGCTGGCGACCGGCGCGCGGCACGCCTATTTCGGCCACGACGAATGGGAGCAATGGGCGCCCGGGCTGAAGACGCTGGAGGATGCGACCACCTTGCGCCGTCACATCCTGGTGGCGTTCGAGCGCGCCGAACGCGAGACCGATCCAGCGAAGCGCGCGGCGCGCCTGACCTTCGTCATTGTCGGCGCCGGCCCGACCGGCGTCGAGCTCGCCGGCACCATCGCCGAAATGGCGCGCCATACGCTGCCCGGCGATTTCCGCAACATCGACACGACGACAGCGCGGGTGGTGTTGATCGAGGCGGGGCCGCGTGTGCTCGCCGGCTTCGCCGACGACCTCTCGGCCTATGCGCAGGCGTCGCTGGAGAGGATCGGCGTCGAGGTCGTGCTGGGACAGGCCGTCACCGAGATCAACCGCGAGGGCGTCGTGTTCGGCGGCAAGCTGCTCGAAGCCAAGACCAGGATCTGGGCCGCCGGCGTGCGCGCCTCGCCCGCCGCCGAATGGCTGGGGGCGCCTCACGATCGCGCCGGACGCGTGCTGGTCGAGGCCGACCTCACCATATCAGGCCATCCCGAGATCTTCGCGATCGGCGACACCGTCAGCGTCAATGCCTGGGACGGCAAGCCGGTGCCGGGCATCGCGCCGGCGGCCAAGCAGCAGGGCCGTCACGTCGCCGAGACCATCAAGGCCCGCCTGCGCGGCGCTGCGGCCGGCCCGTTCCGCTACAAGCACGCTGGCAGCCTGGCTCAGATCGGCAAGCGGGTCGCCGTCATCGATTTCGGCCGCTTCAAGCTGCGCGGCGCGATCGCGTGGTGGATCTGGGGCATCGCCCACATCTACTTCCTGATCGGCCTCCGCCACCGGCTCAGCGTCGCCTTGAGCTGGCTCTGGATCTACGCGCGAGACCAGCGCGCGGCGCGGCTGATCACGCAGGGATCGAGCAAGGTGGTGTAG
- a CDS encoding ABC transporter ATP-binding protein has product MSAVLEVSEIKKNFGGISAVDGVSFDVREGEILGLIGPNGCGKSTLFNCILGQLTPSGGEVKLDGKVVTGLRPAELNKLGVSRTFQLLQVFPKLSVRENLILAGQEHQGSMASRLVGRSDAGLTEAANQMIGFFKLDHLADEPAGGLSYGQQKLLDAAMAFMGGPRLVLLDEPAGGVNPSMLADLKDRLIAINREKNATFVVIEHNMEFVMSLCSRVMVMAEGKVLAMGRPDEVRKNPAVIEAYLGH; this is encoded by the coding sequence ATGAGTGCGGTATTGGAAGTCTCGGAGATCAAGAAGAATTTCGGCGGCATCAGCGCTGTCGACGGCGTTTCCTTCGACGTGCGCGAGGGGGAGATCCTCGGCCTGATCGGCCCGAACGGCTGCGGCAAGTCGACCTTGTTCAACTGCATTCTCGGCCAGCTCACGCCCTCCGGCGGCGAGGTCAAGCTCGACGGCAAGGTCGTCACCGGTCTGCGCCCCGCCGAGCTCAACAAGCTCGGCGTCAGCCGCACCTTTCAGCTGCTGCAGGTCTTCCCGAAGCTCTCGGTGCGCGAGAACCTGATCCTCGCCGGACAGGAGCACCAGGGCAGCATGGCCTCGCGCCTGGTCGGCCGCTCCGATGCCGGGCTGACCGAGGCCGCCAATCAGATGATCGGCTTCTTCAAGCTCGATCATCTCGCCGACGAGCCGGCCGGCGGCCTGTCCTACGGCCAGCAGAAGCTGCTCGACGCCGCCATGGCCTTCATGGGCGGACCGCGCCTCGTGCTGCTCGACGAGCCCGCCGGCGGCGTCAACCCGTCGATGCTGGCGGATCTCAAGGATCGCCTGATCGCGATCAACCGCGAGAAGAACGCCACCTTCGTCGTGATCGAGCACAACATGGAGTTCGTGATGTCGCTGTGCTCGCGCGTGATGGTGATGGCGGAAGGCAAGGTGCTGGCGATGGGACGTCCCGACGAGGTCCGCAAGAACCCCGCCGTGATCGAAGCCTATCTCGGACATTAG
- a CDS encoding ABC transporter substrate-binding protein, producing MKHLKWTFALAASLVAGAASAEISDNVVRIGVLNDISGIFQDTNGMGSVEAARMAAEDFNGGAKNIKVEIVYADHQNKADVGNAIARKWLDVEGVDAIVDVPNSAVGLSINTLLRDSRVTFLASSTASSDLTGKACSPNTIQWVNDTWATGNTTAAAMMSRGGKDWYFLTVDYALGKGIEAEAQKYIEGHGGKVLGSSKHPLGTSDFASFLLQAQSSKAKVIGLANAGGDTINAVKQAAEFGIQQNDQKLVAFLLFINDIHGMGIKVAQGLQLMEAFYWDMNDDTRAFAKRFAARPGMNGKMPSGNQAGVYASTLAYLNAVAATGSDNAKDAVPQMKKFKGKDKLFGDTTIRQDGRVVHPMYLFEVKKPEESKYPYDYYKLVSTIPAEQAFRPLAEGGCELVK from the coding sequence ATGAAACATCTGAAGTGGACGTTCGCGCTGGCCGCGAGCCTGGTCGCCGGCGCGGCAAGCGCCGAGATCTCGGACAATGTCGTGCGGATCGGCGTGCTCAACGACATCTCCGGCATCTTCCAGGACACCAACGGCATGGGCTCGGTGGAAGCCGCGCGCATGGCGGCGGAGGATTTCAATGGCGGGGCTAAGAACATCAAGGTCGAGATCGTCTATGCCGACCACCAGAACAAGGCCGACGTCGGCAACGCCATTGCGCGCAAATGGCTCGATGTCGAAGGCGTCGATGCCATCGTCGACGTGCCGAACTCGGCGGTCGGTCTTTCCATCAACACGCTGCTGCGCGACAGCCGGGTGACGTTCCTGGCGTCGTCGACCGCAAGCTCCGATCTCACCGGCAAGGCCTGCTCGCCCAACACCATCCAATGGGTCAACGACACCTGGGCCACCGGCAACACCACGGCGGCCGCCATGATGTCGCGCGGCGGCAAGGACTGGTACTTCCTCACGGTTGATTACGCCCTCGGCAAGGGCATCGAGGCCGAGGCGCAGAAATACATCGAGGGTCACGGCGGCAAGGTGCTGGGCTCCTCCAAGCATCCGCTCGGCACCTCCGACTTCGCCTCCTTCCTGTTGCAGGCGCAGAGCTCGAAGGCAAAGGTGATCGGCCTGGCCAATGCCGGCGGCGACACCATCAACGCCGTGAAGCAGGCTGCCGAGTTCGGCATCCAGCAGAACGACCAGAAGCTCGTCGCCTTCCTGCTCTTCATCAACGACATTCACGGCATGGGCATCAAGGTCGCGCAGGGCTTGCAGCTCATGGAAGCCTTCTATTGGGACATGAACGACGACACCCGCGCGTTCGCCAAGCGCTTCGCCGCGCGGCCCGGCATGAACGGCAAGATGCCGAGCGGCAATCAGGCCGGCGTCTATGCCTCGACGCTGGCTTATCTCAACGCCGTCGCGGCGACCGGCAGCGACAACGCCAAGGATGCCGTGCCCCAGATGAAGAAATTCAAGGGCAAGGACAAATTGTTCGGCGACACCACGATCCGCCAGGACGGCCGCGTCGTGCACCCGATGTACCTGTTCGAGGTGAAGAAGCCGGAGGAGTCGAAATATCCGTACGACTATTACAAGCTGGTCTCGACAATTCCCGCCGAGCAGGCCTTCCGCCCGCTGGCGGAGGGCGGGTGCGAGCTGGTGAAGTAG
- a CDS encoding IS1595 family transposase, producing the protein MLTQFKTLTDLMIAFQDPQTAVDHFKAIRWPNGPVCPYCHSADAYTLSRKNMHRCAKCRRNFSVTVGTIFQDTKLPLRIWFGAIWLITNHPKGIASTTLAKDLGITQKSAWFVLHRLRHAARTRSFNRPMTGEVEVDETYVGGKAINRHKRRSGTQGGPKDKTPVIGAVEREGEVVAKVLPVANKATMHEFVKETVAPEAKMLATDAHPVYQRLEGYPSHQIVNHQAGEYKKGEAHTNSIESVWALLKRQIVGTHHWVSAKHLQQYVQEMTWRLNRRSMTPADRMNALFECVAGPLPYKVLIADE; encoded by the coding sequence ATGTTGACGCAGTTTAAGACTTTGACCGATCTGATGATTGCGTTTCAGGACCCCCAGACCGCAGTCGATCATTTCAAGGCAATCCGGTGGCCGAATGGCCCGGTTTGCCCATACTGCCACAGCGCCGACGCATACACCCTGAGCCGCAAGAACATGCACCGCTGTGCCAAGTGCCGCCGGAACTTCTCTGTCACGGTCGGGACGATCTTTCAGGACACCAAGCTTCCGCTGCGCATTTGGTTCGGCGCGATCTGGCTGATTACGAACCACCCTAAGGGGATCGCCTCGACCACGCTGGCGAAGGACTTGGGCATCACGCAGAAGTCGGCTTGGTTCGTCCTGCATCGCCTGCGGCACGCTGCCCGAACTCGTTCGTTCAACCGGCCGATGACCGGCGAGGTGGAGGTCGACGAGACCTACGTTGGAGGCAAGGCGATCAACCGGCACAAGCGCCGAAGCGGCACGCAGGGCGGTCCAAAGGACAAGACGCCCGTAATTGGCGCTGTCGAGCGTGAGGGCGAAGTCGTCGCCAAGGTGCTGCCGGTTGCCAATAAGGCGACCATGCATGAGTTCGTCAAAGAGACGGTGGCACCGGAAGCCAAGATGCTGGCTACCGATGCACATCCCGTCTACCAGCGCCTAGAGGGCTATCCCTCGCATCAGATCGTCAACCATCAGGCGGGCGAGTACAAGAAAGGCGAGGCGCACACCAATTCGATTGAGTCGGTTTGGGCTCTGCTCAAGCGCCAGATCGTCGGCACCCATCATTGGGTCAGTGCGAAGCACCTGCAACAGTACGTGCAGGAAATGACTTGGCGGCTGAATCGGCGTAGCATGACGCCAGCCGACCGCATGAATGCATTGTTCGAATGCGTCGCGGGGCCGTTGCCGTACAAGGTTCTGATCGCTGATGAGTAA
- a CDS encoding ABC transporter ATP-binding protein, translating to MSDPILSVHNLVGGYGKMTILNGTTFSVPPATITTIIGPNGAGKSTVFKAIFGLLKLREGKISFAGRDVTNLSQRALLNAGICYVPQGRNIFPELSVRHNIELGGVAAGKGLDLPKRIEAALDLFPALRRKSTQQASTLSGGEQKQLEIARSLLLEPRLMLIDEPSIGLSPLMVQQTFDILKSLRERGVTILMIEQNARSALEISDIGIVLELGQTRMVDDARRILNDPRIDQLFLGGAMEESAA from the coding sequence ATGAGCGACCCGATCCTCTCGGTTCACAATCTCGTCGGCGGCTACGGCAAGATGACGATTCTGAACGGCACCACGTTCTCGGTGCCGCCGGCGACCATCACCACGATCATCGGCCCCAATGGCGCCGGCAAATCCACCGTGTTCAAGGCGATCTTCGGCCTGCTCAAGCTGCGCGAGGGCAAGATCAGCTTTGCCGGCCGCGACGTCACCAATCTGAGCCAGCGCGCGCTGCTCAATGCCGGCATCTGCTACGTGCCGCAGGGCCGCAACATCTTCCCCGAGCTGTCGGTGCGCCACAATATCGAGCTCGGCGGCGTCGCGGCCGGGAAGGGTCTCGACCTGCCGAAGCGAATCGAGGCGGCGCTCGACCTGTTTCCGGCGCTGCGGCGGAAATCGACGCAGCAGGCTTCCACCCTGTCCGGCGGCGAGCAGAAGCAGCTCGAGATCGCCCGCTCGTTGCTGCTCGAACCGAGGCTGATGCTGATCGACGAGCCCTCGATCGGCCTGTCGCCGCTGATGGTGCAGCAGACCTTCGACATCCTCAAGAGCTTGCGCGAGCGCGGCGTCACCATCCTGATGATCGAGCAGAACGCGCGGTCGGCGCTGGAAATCTCGGACATCGGCATCGTGCTCGAGCTGGGCCAGACCCGCATGGTCGACGACGCCAGGCGCATCCTGAACGATCCGCGCATCGACCAGCTCTTCCTCGGCGGCGCGATGGAGGAGAGTGCGGCATGA
- a CDS encoding ABC transporter substrate-binding protein, with protein MRTAFWLAGAAALVLASPAFAGDTIKIGFVSTFSGPTAVIGNDMRNSFELALDHLGRKMDGKPVEVIYEDDGQKPDVGKQKTEKLVQSDKVDFIVGYIWSNVLLASLKTAVDSQTFLISANAGPSQLAGELCSPYVFSTSWQNDQTPQAMGLYMNQKGVKSVFLIGPNYAAGKDMLAGLKSTFKGEIKGEEYTVWPSQLDFSAELSKARASGAESIFVFYPGAAGVQFLNQYAQAGLKSTMPLYTAFTIDELSLPLQKENALGVPGAQEWVNDLPNEQNKRFVADYRKKYTGLRPTYYGAQSYDAAQLINSAVVAVKGDTSKKDAMKAEMEKANFKSVRGAFKYGNNHIPVQSFYLQDVVKDAEGQLALKTVATIVENDQDRFHDKCKMK; from the coding sequence ATGAGGACGGCATTCTGGCTGGCGGGCGCAGCGGCGCTAGTGCTGGCGAGCCCGGCTTTCGCCGGCGACACCATCAAGATCGGTTTCGTCTCGACCTTCAGCGGTCCGACCGCCGTGATCGGCAACGACATGCGCAACTCCTTCGAGCTCGCGCTGGATCATCTGGGCCGCAAGATGGACGGCAAGCCGGTCGAGGTGATCTACGAGGACGACGGCCAGAAGCCCGATGTCGGCAAGCAGAAGACCGAGAAGCTGGTGCAGTCGGACAAGGTCGATTTCATCGTCGGCTATATCTGGTCGAACGTGCTGCTGGCCTCGCTGAAGACGGCCGTCGATTCCCAGACCTTCCTGATCTCGGCCAATGCCGGTCCGTCGCAGCTCGCGGGCGAGCTGTGCTCGCCTTACGTGTTCTCGACCTCCTGGCAGAATGACCAGACGCCGCAGGCGATGGGTCTCTACATGAACCAGAAGGGCGTCAAGAGCGTGTTCCTGATCGGCCCGAACTACGCCGCCGGCAAGGACATGCTCGCAGGCCTGAAGAGCACGTTCAAGGGCGAGATCAAGGGCGAGGAATACACGGTCTGGCCGAGCCAGCTCGATTTCTCCGCCGAGCTCTCCAAGGCGCGCGCCTCGGGCGCCGAGTCGATCTTCGTGTTCTATCCGGGCGCGGCCGGCGTGCAGTTCCTCAATCAATACGCGCAAGCCGGGCTCAAGAGCACGATGCCGCTCTACACCGCCTTCACCATCGACGAGTTGTCGCTGCCGCTGCAGAAGGAGAACGCGCTCGGCGTTCCCGGCGCGCAGGAATGGGTCAACGACCTGCCGAACGAGCAGAACAAGCGCTTCGTCGCCGACTACCGCAAGAAGTACACCGGCCTGCGCCCGACCTATTACGGCGCGCAATCCTACGACGCCGCCCAGCTCATCAACAGCGCGGTGGTCGCGGTGAAGGGCGACACCAGCAAGAAGGACGCGATGAAGGCCGAAATGGAGAAGGCCAATTTCAAGTCGGTGCGCGGCGCGTTCAAGTACGGCAACAACCATATCCCGGTGCAGAGCTTCTATCTGCAGGACGTGGTCAAGGACGCCGAAGGCCAGCTCGCGCTGAAGACGGTGGCGACCATCGTTGAGAACGACCAGGATCGCTTCCACGACAAGTGCAAGATGAAGTGA
- a CDS encoding MarR family winged helix-turn-helix transcriptional regulator: MPAPSTRSRQKPAPNDAGPTLDLDRYVPAFITFIANKLSNSATAFYQREFGVNVTEWRIMSLLAIEPGIPASRICHVIGFDKGPVSRTLAGLEKRGLVSIRTDPNDGRTHSIALTAKGRATHDKVIVAALERERRLLSCLSKDEREVLINLLRRLHDNLGAVTGGIEP, encoded by the coding sequence ATGCCCGCGCCTTCGACCAGATCCCGGCAAAAGCCTGCGCCCAATGATGCGGGGCCGACGCTCGATCTCGACCGCTACGTCCCCGCGTTCATCACCTTCATCGCCAACAAGCTCTCGAACAGCGCGACCGCGTTCTATCAGCGTGAGTTCGGCGTCAACGTCACGGAATGGCGGATCATGTCGCTGCTGGCGATCGAGCCCGGCATTCCGGCCTCGCGCATCTGCCACGTCATCGGCTTCGACAAGGGGCCGGTGAGCCGGACGCTGGCCGGCCTCGAGAAGCGCGGCCTGGTCTCGATCCGCACCGACCCGAATGACGGCCGCACCCATTCGATCGCGCTGACGGCAAAGGGCCGCGCCACGCATGACAAGGTGATCGTGGCGGCGCTCGAGCGCGAACGGCGGCTGTTGTCGTGCCTGAGCAAGGACGAGCGCGAGGTGCTGATCAATCTGCTCCGCCGGCTGCACGACAATCTCGGCGCGGTCACCGGCGGCATCGAGCCCTGA
- a CDS encoding bifunctional sugar phosphate isomerase/epimerase/4-hydroxyphenylpyruvate dioxygenase family protein: MNRRSIATVSLSGTLDEKLRAIAAAGFDAVEIFENDLLSFGASPRDIAKLCRDLNLNVCALQPFRDFEGMPEPQRSRNFARAERKFDLMQELGTDLLLICSNVSPASLGGIDRAADDFRELGERAARRSLRVGYEALAWGRHVSDYRDAWEIVRRADHAAIGLVLDSFHALAPGFPTRAIASIPGDKIFMVQLADAPKLELDILSWSRHFRSFPGQGDLPVVEFMTAVAATGYAGPLSLEIFNDQFRAGSAAQTALDGLRSLILLEDQLAPDWPKFAAEPLAPKAKNRGTGFIEFAVNETKAGDLARLFSQLGFRKTGQHRSKAVERWSQGKVELVINSETDGFAHSHYVTHGPGVCAIALDVDNAGLAMQRAEMLKARTFYQPVGPGELEIPAIHGVGGSLLYFLDQAGKNWDTDFEPVPSDAHADALLAVDHIAQSMPYDEMLSWLLFYTGILDLERLPQMEIADPRGLVQSQAIVNADRSLRVVLNGSSANRTLPARFISEFFGSGVQHVAFSCRDIFAAVAEMRRRGADFLDIPANYYDDIEAKYDLAPELMAQLRANHILYDREGDGEFFQVYTHIFDERFFFEIVERRNYQGFGAANAGIRLAAQGREVRPASMPRV, from the coding sequence ATGAACAGACGCTCGATCGCCACGGTCTCGCTCTCCGGCACGCTCGACGAGAAGCTTCGCGCCATCGCGGCCGCCGGCTTCGACGCGGTCGAGATCTTCGAGAACGATCTGTTATCGTTCGGCGCAAGCCCGCGCGACATCGCAAAGCTCTGCCGCGATCTCAACCTGAATGTCTGCGCGCTCCAGCCGTTCCGCGATTTCGAGGGCATGCCCGAGCCGCAGCGGTCGCGCAATTTTGCCCGCGCCGAGCGGAAGTTCGATTTGATGCAGGAGCTCGGCACCGACCTCCTGCTGATCTGCTCCAACGTCTCGCCCGCCTCGCTCGGCGGCATCGACCGCGCCGCCGACGATTTTCGCGAGCTGGGCGAACGCGCAGCCAGGCGTTCCTTGCGGGTCGGCTACGAGGCGCTGGCCTGGGGCCGCCATGTCAGCGACTATCGCGACGCCTGGGAGATCGTGCGGCGCGCCGACCATGCCGCGATCGGCCTCGTCCTTGACAGCTTTCACGCGCTGGCACCGGGATTTCCCACCCGCGCGATCGCCTCGATCCCCGGCGACAAGATCTTCATGGTGCAGCTTGCGGACGCGCCGAAGCTCGAGCTCGACATCCTGTCGTGGAGCCGGCACTTCCGCTCCTTCCCCGGCCAGGGCGATCTGCCGGTCGTTGAATTCATGACCGCGGTCGCCGCGACCGGCTATGCCGGGCCGCTGTCGCTGGAGATTTTCAACGACCAGTTCCGCGCCGGCTCGGCCGCGCAGACCGCGCTCGACGGCCTGCGCTCGCTGATCCTGCTGGAAGACCAGCTGGCGCCGGATTGGCCGAAATTCGCTGCCGAGCCGCTGGCGCCGAAGGCGAAGAACCGGGGCACCGGGTTCATCGAATTTGCCGTCAACGAGACCAAGGCCGGCGATCTCGCCCGCCTGTTTTCGCAGCTCGGCTTCCGCAAGACAGGCCAGCATCGCAGCAAGGCGGTGGAGCGCTGGTCGCAGGGCAAGGTCGAGCTCGTCATCAACAGCGAGACCGACGGCTTTGCGCATTCCCACTACGTCACGCACGGCCCTGGCGTCTGCGCCATCGCGCTCGACGTCGACAATGCCGGCCTCGCGATGCAACGTGCCGAGATGCTGAAGGCGCGCACCTTCTATCAGCCGGTCGGACCGGGCGAGCTGGAGATTCCCGCGATCCACGGCGTCGGCGGCAGCCTGCTCTATTTCCTGGATCAGGCCGGCAAGAACTGGGACACCGATTTCGAGCCTGTCCCGAGCGATGCGCACGCAGACGCGCTGCTCGCCGTCGACCACATCGCGCAGTCGATGCCCTATGATGAGATGCTGTCCTGGCTGCTGTTCTACACCGGCATCCTCGATCTCGAGCGATTGCCGCAGATGGAGATCGCCGATCCCAGGGGCCTCGTGCAAAGCCAGGCCATCGTCAACGCCGACCGGAGCCTGCGCGTCGTGCTCAACGGCTCCTCCGCCAACCGCACGCTGCCGGCGCGCTTCATCTCGGAATTTTTCGGCTCAGGCGTGCAGCACGTCGCGTTCTCGTGCCGGGACATCTTTGCGGCGGTCGCGGAGATGCGCAGGCGCGGCGCCGATTTTCTCGACATCCCCGCCAATTACTACGACGACATCGAAGCCAAATACGACCTCGCGCCCGAGCTGATGGCGCAGCTGCGCGCCAACCACATCCTCTACGACCGTGAGGGCGACGGCGAGTTCTTCCAGGTGTACACCCACATCTTCGACGAGCGCTTCTTCTTCGAGATCGTCGAGCGGCGGAATTACCAGGGATTTGGCGCAGCGAACGCCGGCATCAGGCTGGCGGCGCAGGGGCGCGAGGTGCGCCCTGCGAGCATGCCGCGGGTGTGA
- a CDS encoding (2Fe-2S)-binding protein, which yields MPAITFIHADGRSERVETSGEESAMQAATRHGLDGILAECGGNAMCATCHVYVDEGWLARLPGMADDEDALLDGTASERRPNSRLSCQITITPELDGLIVRLPERQV from the coding sequence ATGCCCGCCATCACTTTCATCCATGCCGACGGCAGGTCCGAGCGCGTCGAGACCTCAGGTGAAGAGAGCGCCATGCAGGCGGCGACCCGTCACGGCCTCGACGGCATTCTGGCCGAATGCGGCGGCAACGCCATGTGCGCGACCTGTCACGTCTATGTCGATGAAGGCTGGCTCGCGCGCCTGCCTGGGATGGCCGACGACGAGGACGCGCTGCTCGACGGCACCGCGAGCGAGCGGCGGCCGAACAGCCGGCTGTCCTGCCAGATCACGATCACGCCGGAGCTCGACGGGCTCATCGTGAGGCTGCCGGAACGGCAGGTGTGA
- a CDS encoding cytochrome P450, whose amino-acid sequence MTASGTPVSTGPASVPHLDVDPFDMTFFADPYPAHQRLREAGPVVYLDKWNVYGVARYAEVHAVLNDPATFCSSRGVGLSDFKKETPWRPPSLILEADPPAHTRTRAVLSKVLSPTAMKQVRDRFAAAAEQRVDALLEKRSFDAIADLAEAYPLSIFPDALGLKPEGREHLIPYASVVFNAFGPPNELRQQAIARSAPHQAYVAEQCQRDNLAPGGFGACIHARVDHGEITATEAPLLVRSLLSAGLDTTVNGIGAAVYCLARFPDQWQRLRDDPTLARNAFEEAVRFESPVQTFFRTTTREVELSGATIGEGEKVLMFLAAANRDPRRWDRPDNYDITRRTSGHVGFGSGIHMCVGQLVARLEGEVMLTALARRVATIEITGEPKRRFNNTLRGLDSLPVTITPA is encoded by the coding sequence ATGACCGCATCCGGTACCCCGGTCTCGACGGGCCCTGCTTCCGTCCCGCACCTCGACGTCGATCCGTTCGACATGACGTTTTTCGCCGACCCTTATCCCGCCCATCAGCGGCTGCGGGAGGCGGGGCCGGTGGTCTATCTCGACAAATGGAACGTCTATGGCGTGGCGCGCTATGCCGAGGTCCATGCGGTGCTGAACGATCCCGCGACCTTCTGCTCCAGCCGCGGTGTCGGCCTGTCCGACTTCAAGAAGGAGACGCCGTGGCGGCCGCCGAGCCTGATCCTCGAGGCCGACCCGCCCGCGCACACCCGCACCCGCGCCGTGCTGTCGAAAGTGCTGTCGCCGACCGCGATGAAGCAGGTGCGCGACCGTTTCGCCGCCGCGGCGGAGCAGCGGGTGGACGCGCTGCTGGAGAAGCGCAGTTTCGACGCGATCGCCGATCTCGCCGAGGCCTATCCGCTCTCGATCTTTCCGGATGCGCTGGGCCTGAAGCCGGAAGGGCGCGAGCATCTGATTCCCTACGCCAGCGTCGTGTTCAACGCGTTCGGCCCGCCGAACGAGCTGCGCCAGCAGGCGATCGCGCGCTCTGCGCCGCACCAGGCTTATGTCGCCGAGCAATGCCAGCGCGACAACCTTGCGCCCGGCGGCTTCGGGGCCTGCATTCATGCCCGGGTCGACCATGGCGAGATCACGGCCACCGAGGCGCCGCTGCTGGTGCGCTCGCTGCTGTCGGCCGGCCTCGACACCACGGTCAACGGCATCGGGGCCGCCGTCTATTGCCTCGCGCGCTTTCCCGACCAGTGGCAGCGCCTGCGTGATGATCCGACGCTGGCGCGCAATGCCTTCGAGGAGGCGGTGCGGTTCGAAAGTCCGGTGCAGACCTTCTTCCGCACCACCACGCGCGAGGTCGAGCTCTCGGGCGCCACGATCGGCGAGGGCGAGAAGGTGCTGATGTTCCTCGCCGCCGCCAATCGCGATCCCAGGCGCTGGGACCGGCCCGACAACTACGACATCACCCGCCGCACCTCCGGCCATGTCGGCTTCGGCTCGGGCATCCACATGTGCGTCGGCCAGCTCGTCGCCCGCCTCGAAGGCGAGGTGATGCTGACCGCGCTGGCGCGCCGCGTCGCGACAATCGAGATCACGGGCGAGCCGAAACGCCGCTTCAACAACACGCTGCGCGGGCTCGACAGCCTGCCTGTGACCATCACCCCGGCCTGA